The Nitrospiraceae bacterium region CCGAGAGACGCGCTCAGCAAGCCGCCGATGGTGGCTCCAACATAAATTGAGAGCTGCTCCGTCGCCTGCCCCATCAGTCCAGCCAGTGGCACGATAGCGAGGGCGGAAGCAATAAAGATTGCGATCGGACTGGCGCCGTACCAATCCAGCCCAACCGCCAACGGGATGCAAACCAGCAGCAGGTTCAAGGTCATGGTCGTTCCCTATCAGGAGAATGCCTGCGCGTCCTCAGAAGGGAATGTCCCCTCCGGCCGTCCGTTCGAGGAGGAGCCTGAGCTGCTCCGGGCATTCAGAGATGTGTTATCCTCCCTCCTCCTTGAGGCTCAGCTGAAACCTAACAGGTTCAAGGGAAGACGCGTCATGTACGGTCCACTCAGCCCGCGGGAGCCTAGCACAAGAAAACTTTACTCGCAAAGCAAGCCTGTCCGCTTTATTGTGCCCGAAGTGCAGGGTGTTGGATTCGAATCCGGAATTTGCTGCTCAGCTTCGTATGCGACTACAGGCGAGATTGAATTCAATCTGCTCTTGGTAACGGTGGCCTTGCCGAGTCAAAATGGTGACGCATGAAACTTTGGGGCCATCTGTATGAGGTAACAGAGCTTACATCGTTCATCCGTCATTATGTGGTGAACAGATCTCAGCCGAGCCCAGACAGTATTCGTCCTATTCGAGATGCCCACGTCATCCTCTGCCAATTAAACAAAGGTGCCTCCAGTTCGCGCGTCCTCGTCGAGTCCAAGACGGATGAAGGAGGCCGATTCGAGCTGAATGTTCCGAACCTCTCGGACACTCCCGTATTTCTGTTCGTGTCCGGCCCTGACGATGTCACCGGGTCCAACGTCGGAAACGAGCATCGATCCAGCTATAGGTACCGCTCCTTTCCGTTTGACCCCGACGCGAATGGCGAACTACGACGGGACATGTACGTGACCCGCCTCGTCCTCCCAAGCGAGTCCGGATATTCGCAGGCTTCATTAGCCGACGCCCTGACCGAGACAAAAAAACAGAACACAGAAATCGAATGGATTACAGGCACGATC contains the following coding sequences:
- a CDS encoding cation transporter: MTLNLLLVCIPLAVGLDWYGASPIAIFIASALAIVPLAGLMGQATEQLSIYVGATIGGLLSASLG